The Candidatus Obscuribacterales bacterium genome segment AATCCCCAGCGGGCTGGAATTGCTTGACCACACATTGCCGCATGGCAGGGGTGTAGCGATCGATGGCCAGGAACGCTGCCCCAAACCCTCCTTTACCGAGGAGGCGCGTCGTGAGGTAGCGACCCACTAGAATTTGGGGCATCCCGCAGGTTGTGCAAAACTTTTGCTGCACTGTCTTCAGGGTCGTGGTATCCAGATCTGCGAAGACGTTGGTTGGGCGTGCGCAGTTTGGACGAGTGCAGTAGGTTTCCATGGGTGCTTAGGGATTAGGTTCCGCCAGACGGAGATGGGGTGGTCTCTAGGGAGGAGTCTAGGGTGTCATCATCAGCAAGGGGGGCGATCGCCTCATCCGCCGGTTTGGGCTTGTGGGTCGCAAATTGGGGCAGAATCTCCTGGCTAAAGGCCTCCGCTGCTTTCGATCGATAGCGATTGGGATTCACAATCACCGATAGGGTGCGATTGACCACCACATCCTCAATACGGGCCCGGTGCAGCACCCCCATTTGCAGCTCTTTTTCAATGGCTGAAATAGACACAAAGGCTGCACCCAACCCAGACTGTACCGCATTCTTAATGGCTTCAATTGAGTTTAACTCCATCTCAATTTTAAGGCGGCGCGTTTCAATACCACAGCGGGTCAGCACCTGATCAATCACCTTGCGAATGGTGGATTGAGAATCGAGGGTAATGAACTGAAGCTTATACAGGTCTTCCTTTTGCACGATGCCAATCCGGGCTAGGGGATGAAAAACCGGCAAAATCAATGCGAGTTCGTCCTCGGCATAGGGAATAATTTCTAAAGAGTCCTGTAGTTCAGGAGGAACTTCACCACCAATAATCGCTAAGTCAATTTGGCCATTAGCCACACTCCAAGCCGTACGGCGGGTGGAATGCACATGAAGCTGAACTGCCACATCAGGATAGCGCTGCCGAAAAAGCCCAATCATCCGAGGGAGCAAATAGGTGCCCGTGGTCTGGCTTGCACCTACAATCAATGTGCCGCCTTGTAAATTTTGTAAATCTTCAATAGCGCGGCAGGTTTCCTGGCAAAGAGAGAGGATACGATCGCCGTAGCTGAGCAATAAATGGCCCGCTTCGGTGAGCTGGGCACGCCGTCCTCCTCGATCGAACAGAGGAACATCAAGTTGGCGTTCAAGGTTC includes the following:
- a CDS encoding LysR family transcriptional regulator: MSDLPFTLDQLRILKAIAAEGSFKRAADSLYVSQPAVSLQVQNLERQLDVPLFDRGGRRAQLTEAGHLLLSYGDRILSLCQETCRAIEDLQNLQGGTLIVGASQTTGTYLLPRMIGLFRQRYPDVAVQLHVHSTRRTAWSVANGQIDLAIIGGEVPPELQDSLEIIPYAEDELALILPVFHPLARIGIVQKEDLYKLQFITLDSQSTIRKVIDQVLTRCGIETRRLKIEMELNSIEAIKNAVQSGLGAAFVSISAIEKELQMGVLHRARIEDVVVNRTLSVIVNPNRYRSKAAEAFSQEILPQFATHKPKPADEAIAPLADDDTLDSSLETTPSPSGGT